The Caminicella sporogenes DSM 14501 genomic interval CTATAACTTCATCTTCAATATCTAATCCAATTTTATTTTGAAGTTTTTGAATAGTATCTTCTAATCGTTTAAATTTCTGTCTTATACTTCTAGGAACCCAATCTAAATTCCTAAGTTGATCGATAATTGCACCTCTAATTCTAAAATTAGCATAAGTTTCAAATTTAACATTTTTATCTGGATCAAATTTTTCAATGGCATCAATTAAACCTAATATACCATAACTAACTAAATCTTCATATTCAACATTTGAATTGTAAGAAATATATAATCTTCCTGCAATAATTTTAACCAATTCAATATATTCAAGAATTAATTTTTGTTTTATTGCTTTTGATTTTTTCTCTTTGTAAAGTTTCCACAACTCATTATTA includes:
- a CDS encoding FliA/WhiG family RNA polymerase sigma factor, which produces MSNNELWKLYKEKKSKAIKQKLILEYIELVKIIAGRLYISYNSNVEYEDLVSYGILGLIDAIEKFDPDKNVKFETYANFRIRGAIIDQLRNLDWVPRSIRQKFKRLEDTIQKLQNKIGLDIEDEVIAKEMGISLEELNELYSEVSIFSVISLDEKLSENNNYDIPSDDIESNPESNFMKEETKRILREVIEKLPEREKMIIKLYYFSELTYKEISNILNISESRVSQLHTKCIIKLRNAISNLF